The following are encoded together in the Proteiniphilum saccharofermentans genome:
- a CDS encoding cyclophilin-like fold protein produces the protein MKRPLLMILAFMSIFISSASSCSKEDDNNNTNTENTTPMVNCKIKIKVNSQTFTATLLDNNSAKAFKEMLPYNL, from the coding sequence ATGAAACGTCCATTGTTAATGATTTTGGCTTTTATGTCAATCTTTATAAGTAGTGCTTCATCTTGTAGCAAAGAAGATGATAATAACAATACTAACACAGAAAATACAACACCTATGGTAAACTGTAAAATCAAAATAAAGGTCAATTCACAAACCTTTACAGCTACACTTTTGGATAATAATTCGGCAAAGGCATTTAAGGAAATGTTACCTTACAATCTTTGA
- a CDS encoding transposase: MNSRPNRLQCFINRWQIEFFFKWIKQHLKIKSFWRTSQNAVRIQIYSAIIAYCLVAIVGHDLQINQTTSEILQISGISLLDKIPVNELFADIDINNIKERNDNQLSLNLF, encoded by the coding sequence TTGAACTCACGGCCGAACAGATTGCAATGCTTTATAAACCGTTGGCAGATAGAATTCTTCTTCAAATGGATTAAACAGCATCTCAAAATCAAATCTTTTTGGAGAACTTCCCAAAATGCTGTAAGAATCCAGATATACAGTGCAATCATCGCTTATTGCTTGGTGGCAATTGTGGGACACGATTTACAAATCAACCAGACAACTTCCGAGATTTTGCAAATTTCAGGAATCTCTCTGTTGGATAAAATTCCTGTAAATGAGCTATTTGCTGATATAGATATCAATAATATCAAAGAACGAAATGATAATCAACTGTCACTCAACTTATTTTAA
- a CDS encoding helix-turn-helix domain-containing protein gives MKEKQDDKLETISYSDIFLSCFSESGTHCVHSKPEHVLLYLYSGEQVIEDRNKRITIKAGECAFIRRDHRLTMYKNSKGKELYKGISLVFQRNILREFYSKMNKSEIPKDIKISDKNVFKLNKTPDIESLFQSLTPYFDSNVKPTEGVIHLKLLEGIYALLNNNELLYPILFDFAEPWKIDLLDFLNKNYMDDLTMEQIASFTGRSLATFKRDFKKISNLTPQKWLIKKRLEMAYIKLKEENKKVQDVCTEVGFKNLSHFSTAFKKQYGIPPTEI, from the coding sequence ATGAAAGAGAAGCAGGACGACAAATTAGAAACAATAAGCTATTCAGATATATTCCTTTCGTGTTTTTCCGAAAGTGGTACACATTGCGTTCATTCAAAACCCGAACACGTTTTGTTATATCTGTATTCGGGCGAACAGGTAATAGAGGACAGAAATAAACGAATAACCATAAAAGCAGGCGAATGTGCCTTTATCAGACGTGACCACCGATTGACAATGTACAAGAACAGCAAGGGCAAGGAATTGTACAAAGGAATTTCACTTGTATTCCAGCGTAATATATTGCGTGAGTTTTACAGCAAAATGAACAAATCGGAAATTCCGAAAGACATAAAAATTTCTGACAAAAACGTTTTCAAACTAAATAAAACACCTGATATAGAAAGTTTGTTTCAGTCGCTTACGCCGTATTTTGACAGCAACGTAAAACCAACGGAGGGCGTTATTCATCTGAAATTATTGGAGGGAATTTATGCCTTGCTGAACAACAATGAATTGCTTTACCCGATATTGTTCGATTTTGCGGAACCGTGGAAAATAGACCTTTTGGATTTCCTCAACAAAAACTATATGGACGACCTAACTATGGAACAGATCGCATCATTTACAGGGCGGAGTTTAGCAACGTTCAAAAGAGATTTCAAAAAGATAAGCAACCTCACTCCGCAAAAATGGCTGATAAAAAAGCGTTTGGAAATGGCTTACATAAAGCTGAAAGAAGAGAACAAAAAAGTGCAGGACGTTTGTACGGAAGTCGGATTTAAAAATCTTTCCCATTTTTCTACTGCATTTAAAAAGCAATACGGAATACCGCCGACAGAAATTTAA
- a CDS encoding sugar O-acetyltransferase yields MQTTDIFERLRNGETILPTDPETYKMREASYKTKELLVQMNNATDPAEIRELLSQITATEIDESVAVFTPLYINYGKHTKIGKNVFINFDCTFLDLGGITIEDNVLIAPKVSLLSEGHPLEPKNRHALVLKPIHIKKNAWIGAGATILQGVTIGENAVVASGAVVSNDVSDNTIVGGIPAKIIKTI; encoded by the coding sequence ATGCAAACAACAGATATTTTTGAACGGTTACGCAATGGGGAAACCATTTTACCAACCGACCCCGAAACGTATAAAATGCGTGAAGCATCGTACAAGACAAAAGAATTATTGGTACAGATGAACAACGCAACAGACCCTGCCGAAATCAGGGAATTGTTGAGCCAAATCACAGCTACGGAAATTGACGAAAGCGTTGCTGTTTTCACTCCTTTGTATATCAACTACGGAAAGCATACCAAAATCGGGAAAAACGTATTTATCAATTTCGATTGTACTTTTTTGGATTTGGGAGGAATTACGATTGAGGACAACGTATTGATAGCCCCGAAAGTCAGTTTATTATCAGAGGGACACCCATTAGAACCCAAAAACAGGCACGCATTAGTACTGAAACCTATCCACATCAAAAAAAATGCTTGGATTGGTGCAGGAGCAACCATATTGCAAGGCGTTACCATTGGAGAAAATGCGGTTGTAGCTTCGGGTGCAGTAGTTTCAAACGACGTTTCCGACAACACGATTGTAGGCGGTATTCCTGCGAAAATCATTAAAACAATTTAA
- a CDS encoding alpha/beta hydrolase gives MFLGQSCNQNPNTNNENSANMDDTAKKEHYTFELSDKVTRQKVTFKNRYGITLTGDLYLPKEQGNEPLQALAISGPFGAVKEQSSGLYANQMAERGFAVLAFDPSYTGESGGEPRAVASPDINTEDFSSAVDFLGIQKNIDRNKIGIIGICGFGGFALNATAIDKRVKAVATTSMYDMTRVISKDYNDATTLEQRTQILEQLGEQRWRDAEAGTFHAGAILNPEKLKGDEPQFVKEYHNYYRTPRGFHERSLNSTGAWNATNALSFMNMPILTYIKEISPRPILLIAGEKAHSRYFSEDIFKNASEPKELMIIPNAIHVDLYDKVNVIPFDKLETFFKENLK, from the coding sequence ATGTTTTTAGGGCAGTCCTGCAATCAAAATCCAAATACTAATAACGAAAATTCAGCAAATATGGACGATACAGCAAAAAAAGAACACTATACTTTTGAGTTGAGCGATAAGGTAACACGCCAAAAAGTAACTTTCAAAAACCGTTACGGAATAACATTGACAGGAGATTTATACCTTCCGAAAGAGCAAGGCAACGAGCCTTTACAAGCACTTGCCATTAGCGGACCTTTCGGAGCGGTAAAAGAACAATCTTCGGGATTGTATGCCAACCAAATGGCAGAACGTGGTTTTGCAGTATTGGCTTTTGACCCGTCCTATACAGGCGAAAGCGGTGGCGAACCTCGTGCCGTTGCATCGCCCGACATCAATACGGAAGATTTCAGTTCGGCAGTTGATTTTCTCGGTATTCAGAAGAACATTGACCGTAACAAAATCGGGATTATCGGAATTTGTGGTTTCGGAGGTTTTGCCTTAAACGCCACTGCCATTGACAAACGTGTAAAAGCTGTTGCTACGACAAGTATGTACGATATGACAAGGGTAATTTCGAAAGACTATAATGACGCTACGACATTGGAGCAACGCACCCAAATATTAGAGCAACTAGGTGAACAGCGTTGGAGAGACGCTGAAGCAGGAACATTCCACGCAGGAGCAATATTAAACCCTGAAAAACTGAAAGGCGATGAACCGCAATTTGTAAAAGAATACCACAATTATTACCGTACTCCGAGAGGATTTCACGAGCGTTCTTTAAATTCAACAGGTGCGTGGAATGCTACAAATGCGTTATCGTTTATGAATATGCCGATTTTGACTTATATAAAAGAAATATCGCCACGACCAATTTTACTAATTGCAGGGGAAAAAGCACACTCACGTTACTTCAGCGAAGACATTTTCAAAAATGCGTCCGAGCCAAAAGAACTAATGATTATCCCAAATGCTATTCACGTGGATTTGTATGATAAGGTTAATGTAATTCCTTTTGATAAATTAGAAACATTCTTTAAAGAAAATTTAAAATAA